TGCCTTTGAGTATGATTCATATACGTTAATGCTTTGTTCTCCGTATATATCAGAATAACCAATTCTATAGGCGTATGTTATCAAGTACTGGGAATCATGTAGTCACCCTCATTTTAGTGTCTTTATTCATCTTAAATTTTCTATTGATCATAATATTTATAGGATTAATATAATCAACTATCAGGAATCGGGTAGTTTTCTGACTTTCTCTCTGTATTTTTTTGGTGTAtttattataactttaatgatgttAAATCTTTTGTTTTCTTTCAGTTATGGATTGCGCTTGTTGTTGCGACCAACAGCAGTGCATGGTTAGGTACAGCAGTCGTTGTAACCAACATGCGTAATTTCCCTATCAGCCGAGGTACCGTCGCCGGTATTCTAAAAGGTTACGTTGGACTCAGTGCTGCAGTCTTCACCGAAATTTATACAATGGTGCTTAAaggatcttcatcttctttattaCTATTCTTTACACTCGGTATCCCTATTATATGTTTGGCTTTAATGTATTACGTTCGTCCATGTACTCCTGCTTCTGAACCCGACCCGTCAGATGACGCACATTTTCTGTTCACTCAATTAGCGAGCCTCGTTCTTGCAGTCTTTCTTTTAACAACCACGATATTGAAAGACGTTATGACTATAAGCAATGCATTATCGTACACGTTTGTTGCGATCATGGTGGTTCTTTTATTGGCACCTCTTGCAATTCCCATTAAGATGACGTTATTTCCTTCGAGCAAGAAGCTAAATCGGGAAGCTAGTTCTTCAGACAATTTGACCATAACGGATCCGCTGATGCCACAGTCGGTTTCCGACACGAATCTTAATGACGGTGAAGATATGTCAGAGGTGGATGTGTTACTTGCGTTTGGAGAAGGGGCTATCAAACTTAAGAAGAAAAGAAGACCAAGAAGAGGTGAGGATTTTACGTTTCGTGAAGCAGTTGTGAAGGCCGATTTCTGGCTTTTGTGGTTTGTATATTTTCTTGGTGTTGGATCAGGTGTCACCGTTCTCAACAATCTGGCCCAGATTGGTGTTTCGCTCGGATTTAATGATACGACTACTTTGTTGAGTCTATTTAGTTTCTGCAATTTTCTCGGTCGGCTCGGAGGAGGTGTCGTTTCAGAGTATTTCGTAAGGTATATCTTCTTCTTGGGAGTCGGGATCGCAAGATGGGTCATTCGGGTTAGATTCGCTGGTCATTTTTTAGTATTGGTAAAAACGGGTTGGTTAGGGTTGCCTTAGGTCTAAAAAGTG
This genomic window from Rutidosis leptorrhynchoides isolate AG116_Rl617_1_P2 chromosome 2, CSIRO_AGI_Rlap_v1, whole genome shotgun sequence contains:
- the LOC139892646 gene encoding protein NUCLEAR FUSION DEFECTIVE 4-like, whose product is MPELKAGSRPPWVGLASAVWITIASGNAYSFPLYSHALKSVLNLSQQQLTILGVANDFGENVGILPGIASNKYPPWVVLSIGVLASFFGYGVIWLAVSETIHNMPYWVLWIALVVATNSSAWLGTAVVVTNMRNFPISRGTVAGILKGYVGLSAAVFTEIYTMVLKGSSSSLLLFFTLGIPIICLALMYYVRPCTPASEPDPSDDAHFLFTQLASLVLAVFLLTTTILKDVMTISNALSYTFVAIMVVLLLAPLAIPIKMTLFPSSKKLNREASSSDNLTITDPLMPQSVSDTNLNDGEDMSEVDVLLAFGEGAIKLKKKRRPRRGEDFTFREAVVKADFWLLWFVYFLGVGSGVTVLNNLAQIGVSLGFNDTTTLLSLFSFCNFLGRLGGGVVSEYFVRLNTIPRTFLTTITQIIMVMTYLLYASALNGTLYIATALLGICYGVQFGVMIPTCSELFGLKNFGLILSFMGLGNPIGALLLSGMLAGYVYDTEEAKQGGSTCTGPDCFRLTFFVLAGVCCVSSLLSVVLTIRIRPVYQMLYAGGSFRLPQSTGH